ttacgtgttaaaatagtattaaaaaaaattaacgtaatatttacataactatgtaaaaaaatatatggaaaaagattcgaaatttattttaaaaataaaatgtacatgtaaggtaagtataaaatattagaaattttcatttacgATCTTTCCGTTTGCGAGTACTTCGTAATTTatattcacacacatacaagatACTTTGAGACacgaataaaaaacaaaagcttgaaatcaaaataattaacagaTAATTAAAACATCTACAGtcttaaatctatttttttaattcacattGTTAACCTAATATAATAAAACCTATAAGatctatttattaaaaatgttgtataaaTGCCTATCAAAGACGTAGCAAaacgaaatttttaaattttttcctgactttaatttttattagtttactACATCTGCTAGAATATCAAAACGCTTGCAGATGGAAAATCATTTAAGTGCATAAAGTTCATCTCTGATCAGTTACTGTATATTCCACATACCAAATCTAAGTTTCTTTTTAATCagactattttttaaaagactTTTGCTCTTCGtcacattcaaatttgaaatttcatttaaaatgcaaatactaATAGCAAAACATGTTCAAACACATGTGTGTATATCTGCAAGAGTATTTAAACTTCGGCAATCCGAAGACAACTACTGTAtcttatatttgatttaagcatttttgctatctaaaatttgtaatgaatAATTAGACACTTGTATTCATGAAATTTTAAGCTCTATTTGGTAAAAATGTTCAGTTTtggcttatttaaaatgaaaagaaaatctaAATGAATGTGTGAAGAATTTTAGTaagcaaatagaaaatagaaaaaacacgctgtacaatttatatacaCTTAACACGAAGAGTACAatcttgttttatatatagtagataaaaaatatattaaaatcgaaaagcTGACAAATAGAAAGAATCGAATACGAATATCGAATTGTTTGAGGGTTTCGATTGCTTAATCAGTCAAATAATAcaactaatatttaaaaaaaactgtatcacgttttattggttttatttttgggtttttttttttgttaatgaaTGCACAAAGTACCTCGTCTGTGGCGTGAACTTTTCTCAATTCATTATTATCAACTGAATGCCCATTTTCGttattctataaaaatatataaagaaatgaaaagttttgtAGAATTGTTGAAacgtttcttttaatttttcaaatattttctgaccgaaatcataaatttgaaattcgaaTATGAAATGAACCGAAAGGTAACGCAATTTTCACTTTAACTTAGTATTGTTCTGTTGctgtaataaattatttgaatattcataataattatatatatagttgaataattgGGATGTGTTGTGATTTATTATACCTACTTAAAAGCATAATATATTcggtttatttattataattgttctTATTGTGGTAAAGTGTTTATAACTAAAGaagttaacatattttataggGCTTCtaatattcattaatttttttatatttgaaatacatACGGAGCAAACGTGGGGCATATGGACGAGTACACCGCCCACAGAGTGGGGCTCAGGTTGAGGTACGGCCACTGGTACAGGACCTTGTTAAAGAAAACAgtaagtatacatatataagaaGATATAGTTAAGATTAGTAATCACTTGAATCTGGCTGTATGATATGTGTATTAGAACTTTTGCtagaaataaaatcaaaattatttaagtggACAAGTTAACGCATGACATTCAACTAATGGGGCATGCATCCAagtacatacacatacgtaAATTCCTAAAAAGGTCATTCAAATGTCATTTATCATCGTATTCCCAAATTTcactgaaaaatatttcatgcagttttcgaaatttcattaattttctatttccaATCAAGGGGTACGGGCGTGTGTGttttgagtttaaaaaaaaatttcaggGCGAAAATATAATCGTAAGGAAGAGCGATAACAACTCTCTTATAGTTATATGAAGTAAGTTCGTTTTTGGATGGTGTTTCTccaaattatacattttttagacaaaaatAATACTGATCTATTTCCGCGAGACTATCACGgaaatagtttaaatattaaatgtgttAAACTGTTATCTGGGATGCTCGAGGACTTAAAACTCTCTTaaactcaacacacacacagacgcatcAATGTAATAAAGAATTCGAATTCTAATAGAATAggttctttttaaaaattaaagatcaaCGAAATGTATACAAGGCACGCTGGCTACTGGAAGacgttgttgtgtttttggtGGAGATCGCATTTGTGTGTAGAGTTGCGAGTATACCGAACCGAAATATAATTGAACTAAATTGAGCAAATGGGGATAGTTTACTACGAGTACGATCAtctatttaaaagcttttgatgctaaattatgtatatgtattctaGAAAGCTAAACAGAGATAGAGGTGAAGTGTCGAGTGTCTGTTTTTGTTACAGAGGTGTACTATGATAGATATGTATGTGGTTAAGTCTTATCTTGTATATTTGgtgtataaaatattgaaattggaattgcaacaaaatctttttgtaattgattaacaaaatgttaataatgtaatgtgaatatttgttaattatttcaattttgtgtgtatttgaaattgttttgtttttgtttctttaacGAATGAAAAATTTGCTTGTTGGTGCATCACCTgccattataataatttttccaTCGTCTGAAAAGAATTGATCTAGCTTAAAGATATCTGATAATGATTGATAGattgataaatttaagtttttttttagtatttttgatGAGTAGTTGGCGttcgtttgttattgttattgtatatAGTAGAATATCAAAAGTTTATTCATCGTATTCATCGATTGATCGATAGATATGTCGATAGATCGACAGTGTGTGACAGTGATAGACAGACAGTTGGTACGCGCGAGAAAAGTGCgtgtgcgagcgagacagcgaGCGATcgagtttgtttttatatagtaGACGCGTTGAAGATgttagagatagagagagagaaagatatacagatacagatatatatttatgtagagAGAGATAGCAAGATAGACATATAAATTAAGCCAAATTagttaaaatggaaaatgtttaaTGTGAATAGcttggggtttttttttattacgaTCGTAACGATCTAATTAATTtagctaaatatatttcaagtgTTTTAAGATGGTGTATTATAAGACTCGGCCTTGTTTAATCTGGTTAAGTAGTTCGGAGTTCGGGTCTGATTCTGGAGTCAAGAACTTGGTGTTATATTCAAACTGTTTACAGAGCATAGCAAGTGCAGTTTAAGGTAACTAGTTTCAAAGTTTTGGAATTGAAATGCGCTTTAAAAGTGGCTTTTAGACTAATTTAGTTGTACACAAGATACGTCTTTCAAAGGACGTCATAAATACCATTCATTAGCCCGCATATAGTCCAGGCAATGAAACGTACAGGCTACGTTATCTACAATTTTGGGTGACTTTGATTGTTACGGTTACTTTTACGGTGGATAGTTACGagtactttatttataaaggtGGATTGAGGGATCTCTTGATTATAGAACTTTCGACTTTTCGTCAAATAGTTTACATTCGAATTTGTCTTTATATCAAATCAACTAAGAATGCGAACTCGGACAGGGTTGGGCTTACCTGCAAAACCGCCGAGTGGACCAAGTGGTATTGGTAGTGGTGCCATTGAGAGGGAGACATCGCGATCCCGGGACTTCTCCTTATCCGATTCAGGCGGAGATTTCCGTGACGATTTCTCCTCTTCGATGATGTCCTCAATGGGCAcctttgaaattgaaattcagtAAAGCCGATTTATtaaatatcgaaaaaaaatataattcgcAGCATCATCTTGATGTCAATTTTGGCTggctttgatttttaaaccaaaattgaatttaacttaTTATGTAAAAAAGCTAGTTATGGATTAAACCAATAGTGTTTGTGACCAGgctattaatttataaggATTTCCTTGTAGCATTAGGAATTTAGAGAATTAgctaaatgtttaaataagtaCACTTACATCGGGAGGTCTAACGGGATTCAATGGTGCCATGAACTCAACTAGTTTGGTGGACAACTGATGCCACATGGTGGATGCTTCACAATAAGCACACTCCGCTACCTAGAAAGGGATTTAATATCATAATAgtgcgatttttttttttttttttttttttgatgaatgGTTTTTAAGATTATCAATCTCAGCTCACCTTGAGAGCACAGACATGACTACTTAGACCCACTCGGGCGGCAGTCACCATGCATTTGATGAGACGTGACACATTTTCGCAGACGCTCGTGTGGATGCCCATGTGCTGCTCCACATCCTGCAGTTCCATTTGCTTGAGCAGAATGTCCAGCATGAGAATGCAACAGGTGAGATTGTGCTCAGCATCGGTTGAGAATTCCGTGTGTCGATTTGTAGGTGCCTCATCATCCGATATGGCCGAGGTATTGCCTGAATCGTCCTCCACGACAGGGGCTGCCGGATGATATAGAACTAGCATTAGATTTGCTTCATTAAAATAAGCTGTTTTCTACTCACAAATGGAGCTGCGTCTAGGTGGATTGGCCATGTCAGCCTTGCTCTCTTTGCATGGTGTCTTTGGTGCCTTGGCCTGCAGCGGATCCTTTGCCTGCGGAtccttctctttttctcgCATCAATTCGTGCTGTATGCCATACTTCATGATGCGAACTCCATCCCCAAACATGGCAAAGAGCTGGACCAGTGGTATAAGTATCTCAAGTTTGGTGAGTATCTGGAGCCAGTGCAGCGCCTGTTGTTGCACCTTGGCCGTTGTCTTCTCAAATCTTATGGCCACAAAATTGTACATGGTCTTTGCATCGAATCCGAGTGGAGACATTTCTGGATCTAATATTTTGCTAAGAACAATCTTAAGCTCGTTTAGTTCCTTTTCGGCCACATCATTGGTAATGGCTTCCATCCAGTGTGGCATAACATAGTCCCAGATCTCCGAGGTGATCACCTCGTAGGGCACCAAGCAAATCAGACGCTGAAGCCCCTCCTTAAGGTGACTGGTGCGTGATGCAAGCGTCTCCCAGTGGCCACCTACACGTCCGTATTCCGGTGGATGCGGAAGCAGACAGGAGATGAACACGTTATAATGGATACGACAAATCTCCTTTAACCAGTTGCAAACATGATCCACTTTTAACTTCTCAATGGCGCTCTCAATTTGACCAGCAGCTTTGTATATTtaacacaattaaaattattttaagaagtgGGAAGAAGTGTAGagaatattatgtatattaaaaattaacgcTACACGTAAGTTTGCAAAAATCTAAACGAGCTCTTATTCCAAATTAAGAGcatctagctcttatagtttaAATCGGTGTTATATATCACCGTTTGTACACTATATCAATGGGcgaaaagtttaattaaaattttataatttttgttcacTTACCATCGTAAGAATAAGCTGTGACATGAAACCAGTGAAAGAGCATGCTAAGAATCCTGCCCAGAACCTCGACTGGAGTATCTGCAGTGGGAGTGCAGCGACCCACAAGCAACCAGATGCCATATCGCCCCAGCATTTGTCGTTCCTCGAGTGAAATATTATCAGGGGTTAAGACatatccattttttttggccTCCGATGATGACTCCTTGCCTGGCTCAAAGTTCAATGGTTTGGCCTCACGCAACAAACTGACCACTGACTCGACCATATGCATTTGCATCTCTGGATCCATTTGCCAGGCCGGCTGTAGGCTACGATGTACAACATGATCACCACCACGGCGAGAGTTATGACGATTGCTATGACATTGAGAGCAGTATCGAATAGGATGGTTGCCATTATAGCTGGCACATTCCGTGGAGAAACATATGGAGAAAGCGGACTTCTCATTGGAGCGACAATTTTTGTTCTCACACACCATTGACACCTGCTGCATGGGATGAAGTATATCGCCAAATTCGAGATTTGCATGTTCCCGATGTATTTCATTGGCGCACTCAATGCATAGATACAAAGGCGGAGGACAGTCCGGTGCATAGGTGATGCTGATGCTATGATCATAGCATACCTTGGCTGCCTCAGCATTTCCAGCATTGGGGCAATGTTCACGCTGACAGGTGAAGGGGACCAAGTCGTCTGTAGGATAAGTATTGGGACAAGGCTCATTaggataaataaattaaaatagtgtaaataataaaatagtgtAAATAATGCAGGGAAACTTAATGAACAAATTGTAATCAATTAGTTGTATAAATAaagattataattaaaaaatttattgcttatatatatagtttctcaataaaaaataataacaaataataactaaataattgttaaaattaagatgaacattaaaatatttattgctttgTTTCTCTTagagaaataatttttcttaacagATCTTCATATATACTTACTGGTAAGCTTAGAAAGAAGAACCTTGCGATCGAAAAGATTAGGATCAAAGGCTGGCCAATAGTAAAAGAGCAGCTTGGCAGCCGAAGAACGGGAAACAGCTGTCCCATAGGCCACGACACAGAGTATATCCTTGACCACGTTATGCTTCAGCGTCATCAGGCATTCCAATAGCTGACAGTGATGTGCTGAAAGTATGCATCGGCTTAGATGTGGATATCTATAGTCTATATAGAAGTTGACATACCTGGATTTTTAGAGTACTGCAGGACCATCATGATGACTGAGGAGACCGATTGGCAGGCTTGGCATTCCTGCTCATCGGAACTGCGACGTGCTAGCAAATgttatacaatacaataaaaacagGCAATatgaaagttatattttaacatactTATAGTAAATGGCAAGACATAATAGCACAGAGCATTGACAATATCTTGATGCAGGGCTGGCGGCAGAACAGAAATGGTAGAGCTAACTAGATAGGGTAGATTGTCAATAAGATCCTTATCGAGAAATGGTAATATGCAGCTTAGACATTGAAGTAGAGCTTTGCCAAAGACTgaaagtaagaaaaattaattattttattgttcattagcattagcattagcattagcattagcattagcattagcattagcattagcattagcattagcattagcattagcattagcattagcattagcattagcattagcattagcattagcattagcattagcgttagcaatagcattagcattagcattagcattagcattagcattagcgttAGCGTTAGCATTAGCgtggcattagcattagcattggcaTTAGCGCATTAGCATTGGCATTAGCATTGGCATTAGCGTTAGCATTAGCGTTAGCATTGGCATTGCGTTAGCATTAGCGTCGTTGGCATTGCATTAGCGttagcattggcattggcattagcATGGCGTTGCATTGGCGTTGGCGTTAGCGTTGGCATTGCGTTAGCGTGGCATTGCGTGGCATTAGCGTTAGCGTTAGCATTAGCGTTAGCATTATTAGCGTTGCGTTGGCATTAGCGTTAGCACGTGGCATTAGCGTTAGCGTTAGCGTTAGCGTTAGCGTGGCATTAGCATTGGCATTAGCGTTAGCGTTGCGTGGCGTTGGCGTTAGCGTTAGCATTAGCGTGGcgttagcattagcattagcgttGGCGTTGCGTTGGCGTTAGCGTTAGCGTGCATTGGCGTTAGCGTCATTAGCGTTAGCGATTAGCGTTAGCGTTAGCATTAgcgttggcattggcattggcattagcattagcattagcgtggcattagcattagcattagcattagcattagcattagcattagcattagcattagcattagcattagcattagcattagcattagcattagcattagcattagcattagcattagcattagcattagcattagcattagcattagcattagcattagcattagcattagcattagcattataCTTACCGATTTGCCCATATTGTATGCAAGGTGCCACATCAATGAGCATAGTAAGAGCATTATAAAGATTTCCATATTCGAGATTTGGATAGGCAGACATGCGTGTAGGATCTTCGAGAGGATCGCGTATAAGATCGTGTGGAGAGGTACGCACATCTTTAAGAACAgctgtaaatatttcaataagtAAATCATTTGAGCAATTTCTTTAATGTATCTCTAGCTGATACTTACTTAATAGAGTTTGAGAAAAGTATTTGATATTGTTAGCAATATCGACGCCAGAGGGCGCAGGTAAGACATTGTGCAATAAGCGTACATGGTATTCATGAAGGGCTCTTAGTTTTGCCTGAActataaatggaaaaaagtaaagaaatcaGAACATGTTAGTTTGAGACTTTTGTGGCATACTTACAGGCGGCAGCGCGAGTGCCCATGTTGATGAGTTGCACCTTGAAGCTGCCAGTCATTATATCAGACAAATCCTTCGCATTGCCGAAACTGCTGCCGAGGGACTTCgcattctataaataaataaatattataaaattaaattatataatatttgtagCTTTAAACATTTCTCTGCATTATGTAATCTGGGACAGCCTATGGTTGATGCTGATActgcaaaatgttaaaaagtacaaaaaatttcataaaaaacggcgttatttcatatttctggCTTAGCTAAGAGTACTTGGTTTTGGTTATTCATAAATTTACCTCgaaatttgttagttttttcaataaatttgcaattttatacaaattttacagCGCACCTTGACCACAAAGAAAAATCTCTATAACTAAATTGAGCTCCGCGTGtggtgtgtatctgtgtaagAATTTCGCTGTTGGAAAATCTGTTGTATGCCACACAATCCGCATGTGTTACTCCTGATTCAACAAAAgtgttttaactttaaataagaTCTGTAAAATTTGCACCACACTTAAgagttgtattttatttattataatttgtattattaataatttttgtagagTTTTTATTGGAGTGAGGGATGACCCACTTTTCTAACTGCTGATTAATACTCACCCCTAATGCGGTCCAGAAAACAAAACCAGCTGCAATTGGGACATGCGCATATCCAATGTTTTCTATCGTATTTTCGAGGTTCACGCGATTTTCCGCTTTCCTCCGTCAACAAGTGTTTGTTTTGGTCGGCTCGGaaggtaaatatttatatacgttATCAGCTGGTTTCGATTGGAGTCTGCGCATTTTGTGCCcatttttgtaaacattttccaGCTGTTTCTCAGCAAACTccacaggttttttttttcagagagTTTAAAGTACTCGAAGTTGTAGGTGGTTGTAAACATACCGTAAAATGGTTGtactttgttatattttaatggaAGCTAGACCAAAGAATTATAATAGACTAGCAAGCtaactgataataaataactattaaaactatatattgaacacaattaaaatgtacacGCTGCAGttttttggtaaatatttatgtttctaTCTGGAACTGaagataataattatttttttaaattgaaaaaattgctttttgaaattttcacaataatttagaaatgaacgatttttattgatatatatacttacaaaataataataattatctcGGTCAATAATCATTACGAAtgagcattttttaaattgaaaaaattgattttgaaatgttcacaataatttagaaatgaacgatttttattgatatatatacttacaaaataataatgattatctCGGTTAATAATCATTacgaataaacaaaacaataaaacaataaaaaacataaaataaaaattatttgttctgtttaattttttgctcaaaataaaactttagtTGGAATTTCGCAAAtgacttatttaattaaatgtttaatgcACCAGAAAATTAAACATCAAATGAAACTCTTTAAGTTATACTAGAATTTAGTACAGTTATATAGTTTCAACTCAAGGTTATGTTTGGTTTCAAATTTACATGGTgcttaacaataaaatgtattctACAATTAAATCGTGAATTTAGCCCAAAGGGAATTTCGTTTTAGGGCTTCactgaaaagtgaaaactttctGCACATACATAATTTAAGGGTTGTGCTCGGACTTTTGTCTGGCTTAGACGGCACCTTTTAACCTGGCCAAAAAACAATGGGGAGAAATCTAAACCAAAAGGCACTTTAACACGAGATTTAACTGAACTATGTGAACTGTGCTCGAGGCAAGCTGGAATCGGTTTACAAGCTGTCGACAGAGTGGTAGGGTATTCGATATACCTGCTAGTACACGTGgagaagaaataaatattagtacTAACTTGGTAAATGCTTTATTCAACATTCGGGATTTGATTTAAAGCTGAACTGCAGGTGAACTAGTGTGCAAGTGTTACGTCATtgtatgtgtttatgtgtgtaaGAATATATTGTATAGATTGCGCGTATAAATACACTGATATCTTCAATTAAACATGTAGGCAGTGGCAGAAGGGCAGAAGGCTGGCAggcttttataaattgaataacatCAACTAAATTTTTCCAGGTTTCCAGATAGATTGCGTCCTAATATTTCAACCTAATTTTGAACGGTTTCGTCAAGCGATGGATCGACAATCTCGTCGGAGATTGTAAGAACTTGAACTTCCTCAAGTATTTGGGGTATGCAGTTTCCCGGCTGAAGGTCACCCAACTTTTGTGGCACtactgtttttgttgctgatgcCTTGAGATCGTGACGCGATGTTGCCGGTGTGACTGTGGATGCATCTTCCACCTTAATCGGATCAGTTTGTTGCTCCTGCTGTACCTGCTGCATTCCATGACTATCCACCGATTGttccgttgccgttgccgctgGCTCCTGTTCAGATTCCGCACCCTGACGATTGGCTGCCTTTTGGCGATGGAAAAGCACCTTCCAATAGCTCGATATAGAGGTCTTCAATGTGGGCTTAGCATTTGGCACTGGTCTTTCGACTGCCACCTCCACGGCTGTTGGTGAACTGGATGTGGACTCACCGGGCTCTGTAATGGTCAAATCACCTAAATTCCCTATGAGATGAGAATTGAGATCAAAGTTCtcacaaaatttgtaattaccTGTCTTGGATGTGCCCTTTAAGCGTGTCAAGAAACGACTTATGCTGCCGGGCTTGGCTGGATCCTTGTTAGCCTCCTCCTCTGTAACCTCGCCGGCTTCTGCGTTGATGTCTTGACTGGAATTTGACTTTTTGCCTAACTTGAAAAAACGTTTCAGCGAATTGGATTTATGTCCGGTTGTATTCTGATCTGTGGGTGTCTGGTTCTCGGGTTCGGCGAGCGGTACATCTTGAAGGTTGGACATTGTGCAACCacttgaatttttcaaaatttttatttatttactgctCATTGACGtacgaaataaaaatgagcCTGGTTCAATCGTTTTCTGTTTGGCATTACCTTAACAAAGTCTTTAAAGTCATAGCCTACTGTGTTTCAGTTTCTGCTGTTggcatttgaaaatttatatgtCTGGCCAATGCCAATTGGCAGCAGCTCTTTCGACCCGGTCAACATGTGTTAACAACGACATCGAAACTGGTTTCAATTGATACGATtttcagtgttttttttttctgtttgcttttgcAGGACACAATGCCGGCCGATACCAATATCAATTCATTCAATACCTCTTGTTATACAGTTTTTAGCCATTGTTCCAAATGTTCTCAGTTCATGTTGCCTCCACATCCGACCACCTTACCTCCACAACAGTCACCGTTTTCCGAGCACAGAATGGTCAGTGCCACCAACAAAGTCAGTTTCGTGCCTCTTTCAATATCAATTGAAGAAGTGGCGATTCCTGCTGTCGACACTGTTTCTCTGCCCCTCTTCCTGCTTCTCTCTTTGTTCCTGAGTTCGGCCTCTGGCTCCCATCGATTGTTATTAACGTTGTTGTACAAGTATTGTATGTACATTAAATTATGTAGTTACGAGCATTTTGTTTCCCAGGAGATACTCAGAACAATGGAACGTCCAGTCAAAAgcttttaacaattatttgctCCTATCAAAAAAGGTGTTGAAATTTCCACAGTTTTTGAATTGCTCTTGTTAAAGAGGTATTTAGGGCACGCGAAATTTTTATTGTCTGGTTTAActaatttgttgtataataaactatatttatttattgccaaGAGAAGGTATtcgacatttaaatttaatagctACCAAGCgctcaattaaaaagataGGTTTgagataaaatataacaaaaaatctattttctgCTACCGAGATCAGGAACTCTCTGTAGactgtaaagaaaatatacatgttccttttaaattgacaattttatCAGTTATAAATTCGTGATTAGCAACGTTCTTTTTttgatacatttattattattatgagcaCGATACGTgct
The genomic region above belongs to Drosophila innubila isolate TH190305 chromosome 3R unlocalized genomic scaffold, UK_Dinn_1.0 2_E_3R, whole genome shotgun sequence and contains:
- the LOC117790361 gene encoding uncharacterized protein LOC117790361 isoform X2, whose amino-acid sequence is MSNLQDVPLAEPENQTPTDQNTTGHKSNSLKRFFKLGKKSNSSQDINAEAGEVTEEEANKDPAKPGSISRFLTRLKGTSKTGDLTITEPGESTSSSPTAVEVAVERPVPNAKPTLKTSISSYWKVLFHRQKAANRQGAESEQEPAATATEQSVDSHGMQQVQQEQQTDPIKVEDASTVTPATSRHDLKASATKTVVPQKLGDLQPGNCIPQILEEVQVLTISDEIVDPSLDETVQN
- the LOC117790361 gene encoding uncharacterized protein LOC117790361 isoform X1 is translated as MSNLQDVPLAEPENQTPTDQNTTGHKSNSLKRFFKLGKKSNSSQDINAEAGEVTEEEANKDPAKPGSISRFLTRLKGTSKTGNLGDLTITEPGESTSSSPTAVEVAVERPVPNAKPTLKTSISSYWKVLFHRQKAANRQGAESEQEPAATATEQSVDSHGMQQVQQEQQTDPIKVEDASTVTPATSRHDLKASATKTVVPQKLGDLQPGNCIPQILEEVQVLTISDEIVDPSLDETVQN